A region of uncultured Desulfobacter sp. DNA encodes the following proteins:
- the ftsX gene encoding permease-like cell division protein FtsX yields MMRFLSNALKDIRSNRFLNLITIMTIALSILLVSVFLLFFENAGRVLSAWNHGGRAMVYLSNSFNPGMLPHVEEQLLALGGIEKMVFIPKAQALEKLRKEMGSNTQFLSTLQVNPLPDAIEVIMNSHSSFDQIQQAADRIEALDIVDAVEYGQGWLGRFFKLFNLFKMTGYAMSGLFLMIALFITANTVRLAFYARQTEVEIMRLVGATDGFIKTPFYIEGLLQGFIGGILGISILLAGYLALSSGVSQNMGTYVYLDIHFLSWQAVAIILFSSTFLGWFGCFISLKQILK; encoded by the coding sequence ATGATGCGATTTCTAAGTAACGCCTTGAAAGATATCCGGTCCAACCGGTTTTTAAACCTAATCACCATCATGACCATCGCTCTTTCCATTCTTTTGGTATCGGTTTTTCTGCTTTTTTTTGAAAACGCAGGGCGGGTACTTTCTGCCTGGAATCATGGTGGCCGGGCCATGGTTTACCTGAGCAACTCTTTCAATCCCGGGATGCTGCCCCATGTTGAGGAACAGCTCCTGGCCCTGGGCGGCATCGAGAAAATGGTTTTTATACCCAAAGCCCAGGCTCTGGAAAAATTGAGAAAAGAGATGGGATCTAACACACAGTTTCTGTCAACCCTCCAGGTGAATCCCCTCCCCGATGCCATTGAGGTCATCATGAACTCCCATTCAAGCTTTGACCAGATTCAACAGGCTGCCGACCGGATTGAGGCACTGGACATTGTGGATGCCGTGGAGTACGGGCAGGGATGGCTGGGCCGTTTTTTCAAGTTGTTTAATCTTTTTAAAATGACCGGGTATGCCATGAGCGGGCTGTTTTTAATGATTGCTTTGTTCATCACGGCCAATACCGTGCGTTTAGCCTTTTATGCAAGGCAGACCGAAGTGGAAATCATGCGCCTGGTGGGCGCCACAGACGGGTTCATCAAAACCCCCTTTTATATTGAGGGACTTCTCCAGGGATTCATAGGCGGGATCCTGGGTATAAGCATTCTTTTGGCAGGATATCTGGCACTGTCTTCGGGAGTTTCCCAGAACATGGGTACCTATGTTTATCTGGATATTCATTTTCTTTCCTGGCAGGCCGTGGCAATAATTTTATTTTCAAGTACCTTTTTAGGTTGGTTCGGATGTTTCATTTCCCTGAAACAGATTTTAAAATAA
- a CDS encoding peptidoglycan DD-metalloendopeptidase family protein, with protein MFHFPETDFKIKFFFLGCITAIVAIGGLAELCFAQVLYRGKINAPKLNVRSRMDNCSSVVVVLNKGEQVDVLEMEGGVGGWLTVEYRGLKGYIRNRDRYILLKPLSSNPEQKPASEHREKTVGADQEEREAIAKQLREETQKINAFSRQEMQILDGLDEIDKALNRARLAARDLRRDDIAITQEIEKTQAHIADLNKSMKGAQDYAEKRLNALLRMHMMGSLELVGPPSSLFDFVITQNALKKVVTSDFALLDKQARDMKALNDLEQDLNTQHALKSNLQEELNCQIEIHKREALKKEEILKEIRRRKSLSLAAIDSLESSARALDQTLSAIASPVGSPGIKISFAGQKGQLQPPVTGEIISSFGTTCKGDYNAFTFQSGIDIKAERGAPVKTVFNGEVIFAQWMKGYGNLMIINHGNNYYTLYAHVEELFKQKGDRVGTGEIIGTAGDTGSIKGPCLHFEVRHHGKPVDPLKWLKKGA; from the coding sequence ATGTTTCATTTCCCTGAAACAGATTTTAAAATAAAATTCTTCTTTTTGGGCTGCATTACGGCGATTGTCGCCATTGGGGGCTTGGCGGAGCTGTGTTTTGCACAAGTCCTGTACAGGGGCAAAATCAATGCACCCAAACTCAATGTCCGGTCAAGGATGGACAATTGCTCTTCAGTGGTGGTGGTTCTAAATAAAGGCGAGCAGGTTGATGTTCTGGAAATGGAGGGTGGGGTCGGCGGCTGGTTAACCGTGGAGTACCGGGGCCTGAAGGGATATATCAGAAACCGGGATCGTTATATTCTTTTAAAGCCGCTATCTTCTAATCCGGAGCAGAAACCGGCATCTGAACACCGGGAAAAGACCGTCGGGGCAGATCAAGAAGAACGGGAGGCCATTGCAAAACAGCTCCGGGAAGAAACTCAGAAAATCAACGCATTTTCCAGGCAGGAAATGCAGATTCTTGACGGGCTTGACGAAATTGACAAGGCTTTGAACCGGGCCCGGCTGGCAGCCCGGGATTTAAGGCGCGATGACATTGCCATTACCCAGGAAATTGAAAAAACACAAGCCCATATTGCCGATCTGAACAAATCGATGAAAGGCGCACAGGACTATGCTGAAAAACGTTTGAATGCCCTTTTGCGTATGCATATGATGGGTAGTCTTGAATTGGTCGGCCCCCCGTCGTCTTTGTTTGATTTTGTCATTACCCAGAACGCGCTGAAAAAAGTGGTGACATCTGATTTTGCACTGCTGGATAAACAGGCCCGGGACATGAAGGCACTCAACGATCTTGAACAGGATTTAAATACCCAGCATGCGCTGAAATCAAACCTGCAGGAAGAGTTGAACTGCCAGATTGAAATCCATAAAAGAGAAGCCCTTAAAAAGGAAGAAATTCTCAAGGAGATTCGGCGCCGTAAGAGTTTGTCCCTGGCGGCCATAGATTCCCTTGAATCCTCGGCCCGGGCCCTGGACCAGACCCTCTCGGCCATTGCGTCTCCGGTCGGCTCCCCGGGCATCAAAATTTCCTTTGCCGGGCAGAAAGGCCAACTGCAGCCTCCGGTGACAGGTGAAATTATTTCAAGTTTCGGCACCACATGCAAAGGCGATTACAACGCCTTCACATTTCAAAGCGGAATTGATATAAAAGCGGAACGGGGTGCGCCCGTAAAAACCGTTTTCAATGGAGAGGTCATCTTTGCCCAGTGGATGAAGGGCTACGGCAACCTGATGATCATCAACCATGGAAACAATTATTATACCCTTTACGCCCATGTGGAAGAGCTGTTCAAGCAAAAGGGCGACAGGGTTGGCACAGGAGAAATCATCGGCACGGCAGGAGATACCGGCTCCATCAAGGGACCGTGCCTTCATTTTGAGGTCCGTCACCACGGCAAACCCGTGGATCCCCTCAAGTGGCTGAAAAAAGGAGCATGA
- a CDS encoding S41 family peptidase, with product MEKTNWGRLTLSRLAVAVILALILVSGSLHAAEEKTYQALKLFSDVLEELENNYVDEVKPEELVENAIKGMVGNLDPHSSFMPPDAFEDLQDDTKGEFSGIGIVITVKDSILTVISPIEGTPAYEAGITAGDIIVKIDDLSTKDMDMWEAVGKMRGPRYEEVTITIIREGAPAPLVFTLKRDMIPMTSVRSAMLAPGFGYLRITNFRMNTLDDVIDQLSDLEKQSDGLKGLIIDLRDNPGGLLDQAIRISDLFLNQGIIVSIKGRIEKNNQEYTAHANYPERDYPIVTLINGGSASASEIVAGALKDNSRSLILGTTSFGKGSVQTVRPLKDGFGLKYTIARYYTPSGHSIQAKGIQPDIRVEAGTVGEAPKDNSAFDLMLKEKDLKNSLKPEKEDAEKRKKSQKNAEIEKLNKDVQVKCALDILISYGVFSKINGTN from the coding sequence ATGGAAAAAACGAATTGGGGCAGATTGACGCTGTCCCGACTGGCTGTTGCTGTGATCCTGGCCCTGATTTTGGTTTCAGGTTCATTGCATGCGGCTGAAGAAAAAACCTATCAAGCCTTAAAACTGTTTTCCGACGTCCTGGAAGAGCTTGAAAATAACTATGTGGACGAAGTCAAGCCCGAAGAGCTGGTGGAAAACGCCATAAAGGGCATGGTGGGCAATCTTGATCCACATTCCAGCTTCATGCCCCCTGACGCTTTTGAGGATCTCCAGGATGACACCAAAGGCGAGTTCTCCGGTATCGGCATTGTCATTACCGTAAAAGACAGCATTCTTACCGTTATTTCTCCCATTGAAGGCACCCCGGCCTACGAGGCCGGTATCACCGCCGGGGACATCATTGTGAAAATTGATGATCTGTCCACCAAAGACATGGATATGTGGGAGGCGGTGGGAAAAATGAGAGGGCCGCGGTATGAGGAAGTGACAATCACAATTATCCGGGAGGGGGCTCCTGCCCCGCTGGTTTTTACCCTCAAGCGGGACATGATTCCCATGACCAGTGTGCGCTCGGCCATGCTGGCACCGGGTTTCGGGTATTTAAGAATTACCAATTTCAGAATGAACACCCTGGATGATGTGATCGACCAACTTTCGGATCTGGAGAAACAGTCAGACGGCCTTAAAGGTCTGATCATTGATCTTCGGGATAATCCGGGGGGGCTGCTGGACCAGGCGATACGAATTTCAGATTTGTTTTTAAACCAGGGGATTATTGTTTCCATTAAAGGGCGCATTGAAAAAAACAACCAGGAATACACGGCCCATGCCAATTACCCCGAACGCGACTACCCCATTGTCACGCTGATTAACGGCGGTTCCGCATCAGCTTCTGAAATTGTGGCCGGTGCTCTAAAAGACAACTCCCGGTCTCTGATTTTGGGGACAACCTCTTTTGGCAAGGGTTCGGTCCAGACCGTACGGCCACTCAAAGACGGATTCGGGCTTAAGTATACCATTGCCCGGTACTACACCCCCAGCGGACATTCCATCCAGGCCAAGGGTATCCAGCCGGATATCCGGGTGGAGGCGGGCACCGTGGGCGAAGCCCCAAAAGATAATTCCGCCTTTGACCTGATGCTCAAAGAGAAAGATTTAAAAAACAGCCTTAAGCCCGAAAAGGAAGATGCTGAAAAGAGGAAAAAATCCCAGAAAAATGCAGAAATAGAAAAACTTAACAAAGATGTCCAGGTAAAATGCGCACTTGATATTCTTATCAGCTATGGTGTGTTCAGTAAGATAAATGGCACCAACTAA
- a CDS encoding divergent polysaccharide deacetylase family protein, whose amino-acid sequence MAPTKPSGGTPKSQGRKSPSPRKTPKAAPKTSAKTKKKTGTARKKTGTRKPAAKEEAGTFHEVKKTVLGIVILVAVCLTAAMLIDIFISTRHSGSPKNQTDKKEPSVAQSPGPASPLPRQKPPSSKIKAPTGTEPKIITKTEGLKEKEPAGRKGGRAQTPASKESGAIVYEVYDDVAPLPPKKVVPPPKNNVMPRIAIIIDDIGYDKDLAMGLFNLDRNITFSILPFSPAGAQLAHSLSAKGAELMLHLPMEPTQYPKVNPGPGALLSSMSPDELLIQLRKDIQAVPGTVGVNNHMGSRLTADADKMNQIFTVLKKNNLYFVDSRTSAESKGEQSARMFQLEFSHRDVFLDNSQDIEYISGQIEKLIKQAQIHGSAIGIGHPHKATLDALKRELPKFKDKVQVVPAGNLVEVPKS is encoded by the coding sequence ATGGCACCAACTAAACCGTCGGGCGGCACCCCAAAAAGCCAGGGCAGGAAATCACCTTCCCCCCGGAAAACACCCAAAGCCGCCCCAAAAACAAGCGCTAAAACAAAGAAGAAGACCGGGACAGCCAGAAAAAAGACCGGCACCAGGAAACCTGCCGCGAAGGAGGAGGCCGGGACTTTTCATGAGGTAAAAAAGACGGTTTTGGGCATTGTTATTCTTGTGGCTGTCTGTCTGACCGCGGCTATGTTGATTGATATTTTTATCAGCACCCGACATTCAGGGAGTCCCAAAAATCAAACGGACAAAAAAGAGCCGTCTGTGGCACAGTCGCCCGGACCGGCATCCCCGCTACCCAGGCAAAAGCCACCGTCTTCGAAAATAAAGGCGCCGACGGGCACTGAACCCAAAATTATCACCAAAACAGAAGGGCTTAAGGAAAAAGAGCCGGCTGGCAGGAAAGGCGGACGCGCCCAAACACCTGCTTCCAAAGAGAGCGGGGCCATTGTATACGAAGTGTATGATGATGTAGCCCCCCTTCCCCCTAAAAAGGTTGTACCGCCCCCAAAAAATAATGTGATGCCTCGGATTGCCATCATTATTGATGATATAGGGTATGATAAAGATTTGGCCATGGGGCTGTTCAACCTGGACAGGAATATTACTTTTTCCATACTGCCCTTTTCTCCTGCCGGAGCCCAACTTGCCCACAGCCTGTCGGCAAAAGGGGCGGAACTGATGCTTCATCTGCCCATGGAACCGACCCAGTACCCCAAGGTCAATCCGGGACCGGGGGCATTGTTGTCTTCCATGTCACCGGATGAGCTTTTGATCCAGCTTCGCAAGGATATCCAGGCTGTCCCCGGAACGGTGGGGGTAAACAACCACATGGGGTCCCGGTTAACGGCAGATGCTGACAAAATGAATCAGATTTTTACTGTGCTTAAGAAAAACAATCTGTATTTTGTTGATTCCAGAACGTCCGCTGAATCCAAGGGCGAACAGTCCGCCCGTATGTTTCAGCTGGAATTTTCCCATAGGGATGTATTCCTGGATAATTCCCAGGATATAGAATACATTTCAGGTCAGATCGAAAAACTTATCAAACAGGCCCAGATTCATGGCAGCGCCATCGGCATCGGTCACCCCCACAAGGCCACCCTGGATGCGCTGAAACGTGAACTTCCCAAATTCAAGGACAAAGTTCAGGTGGTACCTGCCGGCAATCTTGTGGAAGTGCCCAAAAGCTAA
- the hrpB gene encoding ATP-dependent helicase HrpB, with the protein MTRHVENGLSLLPDSVKDLPGIAELPVVSVLGQIDKALEEKGRALITAPPGAGKTTLVPLALMNRPWLQNKKIIMLEPRRLAARACAAHMAALLGQALGHSIGYQVRMEKCISPGTRVEIVTEGILTRRLQSDPGLEGVGLVIFDEFHERHLHGDLALALSLDAAAGFAENLRIAVMSATMDTGALSRLLENAPVISSRGKTWPVDTIYVDTHNQKGTIGSREGWGGILRACLNTVVKAFACHDGDILVFLPGAAAIRILCEKLNDTFEHDPSVKIIPLFGSLSFKDQKAAIEPSAPGNRKIVLATPIAETSLTIQGIRVVVDMGLANQPEFSQDRGMTRLETRPVSRASADQRRGRAGRTGPGVCYRLWPEYIHHGLVPFNRPEILNADLAHMVLELALWGVRDPAQLNWLDIPSPRAVAGAKTLLVSLDALDLEGSITPHGRKMLTAGIHPRLAHMILRAQDMGHGFLGCCLCALIDEKDIIAFEHGHRNPDLALRLEIMAGLLHSQMGEKTFFHRERALSVLTQAKRLAALFNILDQTMDVSAAGRLLAQAFPDRVAVRRSTDSLSFLTAKGSGVFFETKSCLSAQNFIVAVEVDGKAKNARIFLAAALDRQDLETDFPKELIQQDMVAWDNGTCSVKAVRQTLFGRIIVSQQPLPESHSEAVKTAMLRGIEQMGLEKLDWPKNTMNFRHRVIFLKGLAKSRPEFARLPDVGDTALTKFLADWLGPFLSGVTSFSGLKRVDLDAAVKTLFSWDQLKMVDQHAPTHIRVPSGSSIPIQYANQNGPLENPVLAVRIQELFGMTATPVIAAGIMPLTLHLLSPASRPVQITTDLDHFWAHTYQEVKKDLMGRYPKHYWPQDPHAAQATARAKKPK; encoded by the coding sequence ATGACCCGCCATGTGGAGAATGGCCTTTCCCTGCTGCCGGACAGTGTAAAAGATCTTCCCGGTATTGCCGAACTGCCTGTGGTATCTGTACTGGGACAGATAGATAAAGCCCTGGAAGAGAAAGGCCGTGCCCTGATTACAGCCCCGCCGGGTGCCGGAAAGACCACCCTTGTGCCCCTGGCCCTGATGAACCGGCCTTGGCTGCAAAATAAAAAAATCATCATGCTGGAACCCCGTCGGCTGGCGGCCCGGGCCTGTGCCGCCCATATGGCAGCGCTTCTTGGGCAAGCCCTGGGCCACAGCATCGGGTATCAGGTTCGCATGGAAAAATGTATCAGCCCCGGGACCCGGGTAGAGATTGTCACCGAGGGGATACTTACCCGCAGGCTACAGTCTGATCCGGGACTGGAAGGCGTTGGCCTTGTTATTTTTGATGAATTCCACGAACGCCATCTCCATGGAGATCTGGCCCTGGCCCTAAGCCTTGATGCCGCCGCCGGCTTTGCCGAAAACCTGCGCATTGCCGTCATGTCCGCCACCATGGATACCGGAGCATTGTCCAGGCTTTTGGAAAATGCCCCGGTTATTTCATCCCGGGGAAAAACATGGCCTGTGGATACCATATATGTGGATACCCATAATCAAAAAGGAACAATAGGTTCCAGGGAGGGATGGGGAGGTATTCTGCGGGCCTGTCTGAATACTGTGGTCAAGGCGTTTGCCTGCCATGACGGGGATATTCTGGTGTTTCTGCCCGGTGCCGCAGCCATCCGGATACTTTGTGAAAAATTGAATGATACATTTGAACACGATCCCTCTGTAAAAATTATCCCTTTGTTCGGCAGTCTGTCTTTCAAAGACCAGAAGGCTGCCATTGAGCCTTCAGCCCCGGGAAATAGAAAAATCGTTCTGGCCACACCCATTGCAGAGACATCCCTGACTATCCAGGGGATCCGGGTGGTGGTGGATATGGGTTTAGCCAACCAGCCTGAGTTCTCACAGGATCGGGGCATGACCCGACTTGAAACCCGACCTGTGTCCAGGGCATCTGCAGACCAGCGCCGTGGCCGGGCCGGCCGCACCGGCCCGGGCGTCTGCTACCGCTTGTGGCCCGAATATATACACCACGGACTTGTACCGTTCAACCGTCCGGAAATCCTCAACGCGGATCTGGCCCATATGGTCCTTGAACTGGCCCTTTGGGGTGTGCGAGACCCGGCACAGCTCAACTGGCTTGACATCCCGTCACCCCGGGCTGTTGCCGGGGCAAAAACCCTGCTTGTTTCCCTGGACGCCCTGGATCTTGAAGGATCAATCACGCCCCATGGCCGAAAAATGCTGACAGCAGGTATTCACCCCCGGCTGGCCCATATGATTCTTAGGGCCCAGGACATGGGTCACGGTTTTTTAGGGTGCTGCCTGTGTGCACTGATTGATGAGAAAGATATTATTGCCTTTGAACATGGGCACAGAAATCCAGATCTTGCACTGCGCCTGGAAATTATGGCCGGATTATTACACTCCCAAATGGGAGAAAAAACTTTTTTCCACCGGGAAAGGGCATTGTCCGTCCTGACCCAGGCAAAACGTTTGGCAGCACTGTTTAATATTTTAGATCAAACCATGGATGTCAGTGCCGCAGGAAGACTTCTGGCCCAGGCCTTTCCGGACCGGGTGGCAGTAAGACGCAGTACCGACTCATTGTCCTTTCTTACGGCCAAAGGCAGCGGGGTATTCTTTGAAACGAAAAGTTGCTTATCTGCCCAAAACTTTATTGTGGCCGTTGAGGTGGACGGCAAGGCAAAGAATGCGCGTATTTTTCTGGCTGCCGCCCTGGATCGCCAGGATTTGGAAACTGATTTCCCAAAAGAACTGATCCAGCAGGACATGGTGGCGTGGGATAACGGTACCTGTTCTGTGAAAGCTGTCAGACAAACCTTGTTCGGCCGAATTATCGTCAGTCAGCAACCATTGCCGGAATCCCACTCGGAAGCGGTGAAAACAGCCATGCTCCGGGGCATCGAACAGATGGGGCTTGAAAAACTTGACTGGCCGAAAAATACAATGAATTTCAGGCACAGAGTAATTTTCCTGAAAGGGCTTGCCAAATCCAGGCCTGAATTTGCCCGGTTGCCCGATGTGGGAGATACGGCACTGACAAAATTTTTGGCAGACTGGCTTGGCCCCTTTCTTTCCGGGGTAACATCTTTTTCAGGATTAAAGCGCGTGGACCTGGATGCTGCCGTGAAAACCCTTTTTTCCTGGGACCAGTTAAAAATGGTGGACCAGCATGCCCCCACCCATATCCGGGTGCCGTCCGGGTCTTCCATCCCCATCCAGTATGCGAACCAAAACGGACCGTTGGAAAATCCTGTGCTTGCTGTGAGAATCCAGGAACTGTTCGGTATGACCGCTACGCCTGTGATTGCAGCAGGCATAATGCCTTTAACCCTGCATCTGCTTTCACCTGCATCCCGGCCGGTTCAGATCACAACCGACCTTGATCATTTCTGGGCACATACCTACCAGGAAGTAAAAAAGGATCTCATGGGGCGCTATCCAAAACACTACTGGCCACAGGACCCACATGCGGCCCAGGCGACGGCCAGGGCCAAAAAGCCTAAATAG
- a CDS encoding MFS transporter permease, with the protein MGRPQKQRIIPKEQAVFWMDKDGTWHNEHGKLEHPKIIRYFNQSIQKDGQGYFLCQILDDVEERVYFPYEDTAVFVVDLVRKGTGIELALNTLDAIALDPESLYINGDALFMETDDHLIKFSQKALAQMAAFLTDTPQGLALNYGQIQTIIHEK; encoded by the coding sequence ATGGGCCGGCCCCAAAAACAGCGCATTATACCCAAAGAGCAGGCCGTTTTCTGGATGGATAAGGACGGCACCTGGCACAATGAGCATGGAAAGCTGGAACATCCAAAGATTATAAGATATTTCAATCAATCCATCCAAAAAGATGGACAGGGATATTTTTTATGCCAGATTTTGGATGATGTTGAAGAAAGGGTATATTTCCCTTACGAGGATACCGCCGTTTTTGTGGTGGATCTTGTCAGAAAAGGTACCGGCATTGAGTTGGCCTTAAATACCCTTGATGCCATTGCCCTTGACCCGGAATCCCTTTATATAAATGGGGACGCACTGTTTATGGAGACCGACGACCATCTGATCAAGTTTTCCCAGAAAGCCCTGGCACAGATGGCAGCGTTTCTGACAGATACCCCCCAGGGACTTGCTTTGAATTATGGACAGATACAAACGATTATTCATGAAAAATAA
- a CDS encoding phytochelatin synthase family protein: MKNKSNPCTLHQEFTTLFCDMMNLLRFCIVRTYLGMRYFFHWMTRTGCFGPGQARHMTPSPELFKGPGLPAALFRHHVKQYHESSCSVASVVCVVNVLRERFKCPGPPITQQAILDKVRTAHWKERMEPGGYKGRRGLPLAVLTQVVEDSLRAYDLPFKKVEMIQGPLAQGATRFRQQILGCLKNFQSLDKCLIIAHFDQGAFIKELNIPHISPVGGFDLSTDVVTILDVDPDQKLPYRISFDRFYKGISIPYAGVFKPFGYERGGIVVIHLT; this comes from the coding sequence ATGAAAAATAAATCAAACCCCTGCACCCTGCACCAGGAATTTACAACTTTATTTTGTGACATGATGAACCTTTTGAGGTTTTGCATTGTCCGAACATACCTGGGCATGAGATATTTTTTCCACTGGATGACACGAACAGGCTGTTTTGGGCCGGGCCAGGCAAGGCATATGACCCCGTCTCCCGAGTTGTTCAAAGGGCCAGGCCTTCCGGCCGCTCTGTTTCGCCACCATGTAAAGCAATACCATGAATCTTCGTGTTCCGTGGCTTCTGTGGTCTGTGTGGTTAATGTGCTAAGGGAACGGTTTAAATGTCCCGGACCGCCCATTACCCAGCAGGCCATTCTGGACAAAGTGAGAACCGCCCACTGGAAAGAGCGCATGGAACCCGGCGGGTATAAAGGACGCCGGGGGTTGCCGCTGGCGGTTCTAACCCAGGTGGTAGAGGACAGCCTTCGGGCATACGATCTGCCCTTTAAAAAAGTTGAAATGATCCAGGGGCCCCTGGCCCAAGGCGCAACCAGGTTCCGGCAGCAGATCCTTGGGTGCCTTAAAAATTTCCAATCACTGGACAAATGCCTGATCATTGCCCATTTTGACCAGGGGGCGTTTATAAAAGAGTTGAACATCCCCCATATTTCACCTGTGGGGGGATTTGATCTGTCAACCGATGTTGTGACCATCCTTGATGTCGATCCCGACCAGAAGCTGCCCTACCGTATTTCTTTCGACAGGTTTTACAAAGGTATCTCCATCCCATACGCCGGGGTGTTCAAGCCTTTCGGGTATGAACGGGGGGGGATTGTGGTCATCCACTTGACTTAG
- a CDS encoding lysophospholipid acyltransferase family protein, giving the protein MVKQLKSIIYTRAFGGFLYYFIRLYTATFRFRVENEKTWRVLLNENQPIILVTWHQQFFAAIRHFKTYARYNPGLMISQSRDGELICAVASRSGWHTPRGSSSVGGKEALAEMIEHLNTHGFGGHILDGPTGPMGKVKPGIIKMALQTNAVLVPFFTDADQAWYFNSWDRFMLPKPFARVRLRFFDPIHICGEEKESFEALLQRLEKIMLPGLHR; this is encoded by the coding sequence ATGGTAAAACAGCTTAAATCTATTATTTATACCCGGGCCTTTGGTGGCTTTCTCTATTATTTCATACGCCTTTACACGGCAACCTTCAGGTTCAGGGTTGAAAATGAAAAGACCTGGCGGGTTCTGCTTAACGAAAATCAGCCCATCATTTTGGTGACCTGGCACCAGCAGTTCTTTGCGGCTATCCGGCACTTTAAAACATATGCCCGGTATAATCCGGGACTGATGATTTCCCAGAGCAGAGACGGTGAGCTTATCTGCGCAGTAGCCAGTCGTTCAGGATGGCACACACCACGGGGCTCATCCTCAGTGGGGGGCAAAGAGGCCCTGGCAGAAATGATTGAGCATCTCAATACCCATGGCTTTGGCGGCCATATTCTGGACGGACCCACCGGACCCATGGGCAAGGTCAAACCGGGCATAATCAAAATGGCATTGCAGACCAATGCCGTACTGGTCCCCTTTTTTACCGATGCGGATCAGGCCTGGTATTTTAATTCCTGGGACCGGTTCATGCTGCCCAAACCCTTTGCCAGGGTCCGGCTGCGTTTTTTCGATCCCATCCATATCTGCGGGGAAGAAAAAGAAAGCTTTGAAGCCCTGCTGCAACGGCTTGAAAAGATAATGCTGCCGGGCCTGCACCGCTAA
- a CDS encoding TRAP transporter substrate-binding protein, giving the protein MKKWSVLFVFMICLAWVSHVSAQTTLRYSNFFPATHIQSKLAESWCKEVEKRTNGDVVIQYYPASNLTKAPQTYDGVVEGIAHIGMTALGYSRGRFPVAEAIDLPMGYISGVQATAVANAMYEKFKPEEFKDTHILFFHAHGPGLIHTRNKEVNTLEDLKGLKIRSTGTSGLVMAALGASPVGKSMGECYQMLQKGVVDGSCHPVESNKGWKLGEVVHYMIQNFSTAYTTTFGVFMNKKAWNQLSPDQQNVITEISREWAGKHGEAWDESDKEGMAFFMEKGGVVIPQSQEESEKWRKAAEPAIDSYIEKVSAKGVDGKAVVDFIKANM; this is encoded by the coding sequence ATGAAAAAATGGTCTGTTTTATTTGTGTTTATGATTTGCCTGGCCTGGGTATCCCATGTTTCAGCCCAAACGACTCTTAGATATTCCAATTTTTTCCCGGCCACACATATCCAGAGCAAGCTTGCCGAAAGCTGGTGCAAGGAAGTTGAAAAAAGAACCAATGGAGACGTGGTTATTCAATATTACCCGGCCTCCAATCTGACCAAAGCCCCCCAGACATACGACGGGGTGGTTGAGGGCATTGCCCATATCGGTATGACCGCTTTGGGATACTCCCGGGGCCGGTTCCCGGTGGCAGAAGCCATTGACCTGCCCATGGGCTACATCTCCGGAGTCCAGGCCACGGCCGTGGCCAACGCCATGTATGAAAAATTCAAACCCGAAGAATTTAAAGACACCCATATCCTGTTCTTCCATGCCCATGGCCCGGGCCTGATTCACACCCGGAACAAGGAGGTGAATACCCTGGAAGACTTAAAGGGCCTTAAAATCAGAAGTACGGGAACCAGCGGCCTGGTCATGGCTGCCCTGGGTGCATCTCCGGTGGGCAAAAGCATGGGAGAATGTTACCAAATGCTGCAAAAAGGCGTTGTGGACGGCTCCTGTCATCCCGTTGAATCCAACAAAGGCTGGAAACTGGGTGAAGTGGTCCATTACATGATTCAGAATTTTTCCACCGCGTATACCACAACATTCGGGGTCTTTATGAACAAAAAGGCGTGGAACCAGCTCTCCCCGGATCAGCAGAATGTGATTACCGAGATAAGCCGGGAGTGGGCAGGCAAACACGGAGAGGCCTGGGATGAATCTGACAAGGAGGGGATGGCGTTTTTCATGGAAAAAGGGGGCGTTGTGATTCCCCAATCCCAGGAAGAATCCGAAAAGTGGCGTAAGGCTGCCGAACCCGCCATTGACAGCTATATCGAAAAAGTATCTGCCAAAGGGGTGGATGGAAAGGCTGTTGTGGATTTCATAAAAGCCAATATGTAA